From Hyla sarda isolate aHylSar1 chromosome 12, aHylSar1.hap1, whole genome shotgun sequence:
GGGTTATTATGGTCAGGTTAaggttggtatatatatatataatttatataggaTTAAATTAAGGTCaatctatatatgtgtgcatatacATTTAGGTAAAGGTTAGTGCACATGTGGGGGGTATTTAGTCTCCCATTATTAACACTTACTAAGCCAGCTGTGAAGTCTCCACAGGGTCTCACCATGCACAGGCGGCTCTGGCTCTCCAATCTGCAGAATGGATTTTGGTTAGACACACGTAAAGAGATCCCAATGCCACAGTCCTGAGAACAAGCTCCCCATTCTGTGCTCCACTCTGGGCAGCGAACCTCCATCGTACCTGGCAAAGCGCAGCAACATAAGGAACAGTTATTTgccatattttttcatttacattgcTTATCCAATATTTCAGAGCACTGTACATGGATTTCCACCATTTCCTGTCCTCAGATTCTCACAGTCTAATTTCTCCATATCAGACAATGCAGCAAATTCCATAGGAGGGATTGGAAAGTATGAGGAAACTGGAGAACATGGAGAAACCCGTTAAAAACAAGAACAAACAAATTCCAGGGATGACAGCTGAGCCTAGAGCCACTATGTTTTATCTGGGAGTCTCTCACCACATTACGgtgatactatatactgtactttaTAAGTGATTCATTGAGCTGTTATAACAATTATGGAGATCACTCCCTTTAGCTGCAGATGTTGTGTGGCGTTGTGTCTTGTTCATAAATGTGGGGTCATTTCGCCAATGATGTAAACTTTACCAGTAAAATGGCTttaagtggagtatccctttattaTTCACTCATTAACAAGCAACCTATCCCAATACTCACATATACAACTTTAAAAATGTGACGCTCCATTGCTTCATACTTGAAGGACCACAAACCTAATTTCCATTCTACAGAGATCCACTTGGTCCCCAACATATAGAGAGGTGACTTTGATTGTGGAATCTTTATAGAGTAACATACCCTGTGTTAAGGGCATCTTATCAATTAGTCATGATGTGACACCTGCATCCCAAAAGAAATTTAGTCTGAAACATgtcttattttaaccccttcaggtctgggcaaatttttgtttttgccctTTCGTCTTTTCTTCCTTGCCTTTAAATAGCCATGAAATTAATTGTATTGACTTCCTTTATTTTTCCTTTatattctttttctatttttttcttcagAATATGGCAGAAAAACATCTTAAGCTCCTTTTTTTCCAATGCATCACACCTCTATACAATCTCCCCATCATAGTCCCCCTAACGGTAATAATGTCCCTCTTGATGCCCCACACAGTAAAAGTGGGTCTTTAGGTAGAGCCCCCATTAACTTTGTCTATTACAACAGTAAGGTAGTTGCCCCAATCAGGCAAATAATCCCCCATTTAGTAAGAAGTTCATCCCTCCAATAAATTAGGTACCTTTCCAAGTAGGCAAGTAATGAGGCATTAGGATTACTCTCttctgcctgctgggggggctacCTACCAGATGGGGGTTTAGGTAGGTAGCCCACACCCATTAGCCATTAATTCCCTCTGTAGCCAGTAGTGCCCCAGCAGGGCGTCAGTAGGTCAAAAAATGTAGGGCCCATGCCCTGAAAGAAAAGACCAGTGCCCAAATGTCAGGCGCCTGCTGGGTCTCGACCGCAGCCTGCGCTGAGTATTTTTTCCCGCCTACATATCTACCTGCCATGTAGAGGATCCAGAGGAGCGTTCTCCTCAGTCATTtgccaggcagccactgcagccTTTTAAAAGTACCGCAGTGGCTGCCTCGGAGAAGAGCCAACGTCACAGCCCAGTGACATGCAACATAAGGGCAGGCAGTGGGCGCTGCTTGTCTGTTTGCTGTTAGGACCAGCTTGTAGACCACCGTAAGTCCTTGGTCCTTCTGTCAATGGTAAGCCACCCACTCATCTACCTAAACCCCCACCTACCTAACCACCCCATCTCCTTACCCCCTACCTACCTATCAACTGAcgtatctacctagcaacctggCTACCTAACAACCTGTCTACCTATTTAGAAACCTTACTACCTGCCCACCTACCAATATGCGCACAAAGTGCGCCTGAAATAACCACAATAAAAGTCAAGTCAATAAATAGATAACTTcatgtgaaaaatatatatatatttttataattagttCATCATAACAACAGTTTATTACACATAAGCATATGCCAGATAGCCAAGCTGCAGTTTAGGCTGGCTTTCTGTTTTTCTATATCCcattaatttttttcactgttCTTCCTCCTCCCCTCCACACAGCAGTGATAATCATTTTGCACAGACCTTtgattgggatatatatatacagtgaccccccgacttatgatggccccgacatatgatcatttcaacatatgatggcctctcagagcccatcgtatgttgaaggcagcatcgacatatgatgctgctgtgtgtcggggccatcgtacaaacagctatctgacagcactgaccacttcagcaactgacagatagttgtttaatgtgccccatgtgccccgttctgcctcctgttactcacatgctgtcctgctaactcatgcaggcttccactgtgagctcagtgtaagccccgccccccagtgcagccatagccaatagcctgcagcatcttgctgcaggcatccaatgagctgctggctgccctccccttcctttcctatagagctgtagtcggcaggatcgtaatggaggacattctgtccccccctgaaggtatttaaagaactgtacagtactgtatgcaatgtcacacatcacatacaatacatatacacactatacaccccatacatcaatgtttccctatcagtgtgcctccagctgttgcaaagctataactcccagcatgcccagacagtcaatggctgtacatgcatgctgggagttgtagttgtgcaacagctggaggcaccctgtttgttaaacactccccatacactccacatacaatggtcatcccagaaccaattagcagtttcccatagagatatgtattcaacatacaatggttccgaggccccagaaccaattaccaattttacatagacatatgtacttgacatatgatggtttcaacatatgatggttctcctggaaccaattaatatcatatgttgagggaccactgtatatatatatatatatatatatatatatatatatatatatatatatataccttttacTCGGCATATTGTTTGGACTCCTCTCCTACTCTTTGTAGTTTTACTTTTAAGACACATATatcattacatatatatttttatatcatttttttatctgtatttttaatTCTGTCCTTATGTGCAATAAACTGTTGTTATAATgaactaataataaaaaaatatatattttttttcacattaaatTATCTATTTATTGACTTGACTTTTATTGGGGTTATTTCAGGTGCACTTTGTGCGCATATTGGTGttcatatttgtttttttatacccctgtttttatttacatttattgagCTGGGTACGGGTTGGGCTATTTTCGGTCTCTCTACCTACCTACCAAGCTTACTACCTTCCTCCCTAGCAAACACACTACCTACCTTCCTAGCAAACGTACTACTTACCTAGCAAAAGTATTACCTTCCTAGTAAACTTACTACTTATCTAGCAAACtaattacctacctagcaaacgtgttacctacctacctagcaaacATACTACTTTTCTACCTGGCAAACTTACTACCTACTCACCTAGCAAACTTACTACTTACCTACAACAAACTTCTTACAAGGGGGCCCTACCAACCTACCCGGGCAATATTTCTAGAAGGTGGTCCTACCTACCTACATTGGGCAAACTTCCTACAAGGGAGTCCTACCTACCTGGGACAaacttcctacaagggagggtcCTACATACACAGGACAAGCTACCTAGAGGAGGGTCCTACCAACAGGGGGAAAGCTACTTGCAGgagggtcctatatacaagagaaaAGCTATCTACAcaagggtcctacatacaggggcaaattacctacaggagggtcctactTACAGGGGCCAAGTTACCTGTaggagggtcctacatacaggggtgaactacctacaggagggtcctacctACATGGGGCTCACCTGCTCTTAGTAGGGCCCTACATACAGTGGGCAAGCCACTtacaggggcaaactacctacaggaggggcCTACCTACAGAGGTAATGCAACTTTTGGTAGGGTCCTAAATACAAGTGGCaagctacatacagggggcacttACTTAATGGGGAAAAACAACTACCTACTGGAGCAGCTTAACTACCCAATGGTGATTGGGGGAGGAAAACTTACCTACCCCTCCCCAACCAATCTCCCCACCAACATACTTACCTATCCACTTTACTGTGCATAACAGCAGAATTATAACTGTTTGCAACCCTATAGGTGGGTGAAAGAGGAGGTGGATGCTGGAAAAGTatggagcctaatatgtttgtttggcaggttctgtggtgaagagttgtggcaaagaaatcatcatggcggtctgggccaggtagagaagaaaagggaaagtgaatggcctagatcagagaagacatcatctgTGAATTGCTGCATATGGCATTCCTGTAATCCACTATAGCcaacagatatataggtattgTGTATTGCTTATTTTTAGCAATGTTTTGTCTTTCAGCAAAAATTATTTGGTAGGGGTaccctgtgaaaaaaaaaaacctttctgaGGGGTGACCCAAGCCAAAATAGGTTGGAGACACTGCCATAGGAGACAATTACATGTAATCTTTTTGATGTTCAGCCTTTACCATGGCTCCCGGTTGCTGATAGCTGACGGGACCAACCGCTATAAAGTGCGCTCCTGAGCATGTTTTTTAGACCAGGAACGGGCACAAGACTAAAATATTTACGTACATGGAGCTAATCATCCATCCATTGTATGTATCATGCACAGATAAATTCTGGTCAAGTTATCAGAGGTAAGAAGCCTGTGCCTCTAGGTTTGTATTTTATTCATCAGTCAGGCGAAGCCGCTGCCAATGTATTCACCACAAGAAGGAAATGTCTCATCACAAATCTTCTTCATTTACCTTGTTCCACATAGCTGAGGAGCCTGGACTGTTGGGGTCCATCACATATCCACTCATGACAGCACCTCCCTGGAACAACTACTTTTATAGGAAAGGGACATGTGGTGCTCGGGAGCTGgatatcctcactgcacaggggaaTACAGGTTACACCTCCATCCATACAAGTGCACTGGACTTTACAGCTGGGCTGAAAGGTTTCTCCATCTTCATAGACTTTCCCATCAATGTTACAACTGCCACCCTGGTTATCTgggaaaaatccatatcatgaacATCAGCAAATATTACCTTGTCAAAGTCATGCCAAGCTCCTTGAAGAACACAGCACCAAtactgtatgaaaaaaaaatcaacatcatttaaaggggttgtccactaaTCATTGTGCTCAGGCTGCATAATGGAGCTGCAGACACCACATCACATCGACGCTGAAGCGATGTCCCGCCCTAGTCAGTGAATGGCTGGGCAGCAATGTGTGGCTGAGACCGGCGCTGATACCGGAGGCTGCAAGGGCGGTAactagaagcttttttttttgttgttttattatgCAGCATGGgcacattataaaaattacatttttcagtgGGAAACCCTTTAAGATCaatgtcatttatttggaattAAGTGAAATCAAGATGAGCAATAAGATGGTTACATAGGCTCTGTGATAATTTAGGTACTGATTTATGTTGGGCATTTAGATGgtctcttaaaaaaaatatactataTGGGCAAAAGTACAGTAATCTCTCCATGTTCCATCAAGATATTTAGGATATCTCACTCTAAATCATTAAGCATTAATAGGGAGCTGGGCAAGTTACCATTTTTCTGGGAAGACTATTAACTATATTTTAAAGTGTGGCTATGGGGATCTTTGCCCATTTATCTATAAGAGCATTTGTATGGGCAGACACTGATGTTGGATGAGAGGGCATGGCTCGCAATCTCCACCTAGTTCACCGCAAAGGTGCTAGATTGGGTTAAGGTCAGGGCGTTGTGCAGGTTAGTCTGGTCTTTCACAACAAACACACCCATCTATTCCCTAATGGTCCTTGTTCTGTGCACTAGGGCACAGTCAAGCTGAATCAGAAATGATGGAAGCATAAAATTGGCCCAATTTTATTGGTATGATGAAGCAATAAGTTTTCTCTTTGACTATGGGGCCTAGGCCTAAAAATGAAAAACCATTGTGGGGGCCcaatacgggaggtgttacccgtacccttgctgccctgtcaggcagcctcctggaGTGTCTCCTGAGTgttacatctttaaaggggttctccggtgcttacacatcttatcccctatccaaaggataggggataagatgcctgctcgcgggagtcccgccgctggggacccccgggatcatgcacgcggcaccccgtttgtaatcagtccccggagcgtgttcgctacgggtctgattaccggcgactacagggccggcggcgtgtgacgccacacctccgcccccgtgtgacgtcacgctccgcccctcaatgcaagccgacgggaggggcgtgatagctccgcccctcaatgcaagccgacgggagggggcgtgataagatgtgtaagcaccggagaacccctttaagactgtttaccatgtgatttgtcatgtgattgttacccaggaggtatcagtgaccaggtgaactaggggtgaccaatgggaccccaccagagcctcccccatataaaccctgggtggagcctctgcacactctcttagtctttgctgaggtccagtcaagtcatgcctaagtgtgtgtccagagtcataggaggcctcaagtccagtctgcagccacaagctacaaacctgcaagtaagccacagtcacagtcttgtcagtcacaaaTCAGTCAAGTTAAAGTCATCGgtctagtcaacgtggcctgcactaaattgtccacctctactacaagccccagcaagcccttaaggtctctgaagtcactggtcacttccgtgggcctggctgaactgtatagacttttccagaTGTCTAATCTCAGTTAATCTACCATTgttcgtaacttggcgtcggagtcagtATTGCCCCagtacctagcccaggatccagcagtatacctacAGGTGgttttgaggataaaccacaccctggtgtcacgaatacaaggggttaatgccatctgccctttgcatcacaacCTCTACCACACAACCCCATAGTTATTTTACATGACAGAAATATATAAAGAACAAAGGGGCACTCCCTCACTATCACGGCAATGTCCCAGATGTGAGCACAAAACGCGCTCACCTATAGTCATTGTGCTAATGGAGGCACAACGCTTGGCTACTGTGAGCAAACGTTTACTTCACTCACCCCACAGAAGGTCCGCAAACTGCCAAGGGCAATGGCTGCTTTCGGAGGCTGGAGTGAGAACCGTGGATTAGGTTCCTAACAAACGGGTTGGGTGAAGAGTATAGTGCATTACAGCTCATACATTATTGTATAAATGTAATTGGATGGGGGCGATATCTAACAGTCAAGAGATGATTGACGCATGTTTGCAATGATATTAATATTTTACTACATAATATTGCAAATAGTTCTGTTATATATTTAGAATTCTATCCACTGTTCTGTGCAATTATTGACCAGGTTTTgcactcacaagggccctgtgtggtGCAGCCCGGTCTGTAAATAGAGTATACTGATTGGATTTATTTTAAAtacttttaataaatattttttatattttataatattgtcCATATCCTTGAGccccattatatatttttttatacatgcaATGCGTTTCAAGGTGTGCAAACCATTTCTTCAGGTGTCTACCTTCTGTTTGTCTCTTCATGACAGAAATATGGCCTGATACTAGGACTATGATCTATCCTGTGATTCCCCTGTTATCTAGACTATATGATTGATGATTTTGTACCTTTATGTTTTAATGCAATTTAGAATTTTAGTTAAGTTTATTGTTTTATCACACCAAGTGAACTTGGAGCAATGAGCATGAGACAAGGACAGCCTGTCTGGCAATGCTGACTGTAGGGATCTGCATGGGTGGGATCTTACAGTTACAGGTTCCTCCTCTTCCATCAATGCTTGTAGAATAATCGCAGATCAGTTCCTGCATCTTGTCACACAGGTTGATCTGGTCACAAGGTTCCCCAAGGCGACGTGCACAGATCTTGCAGCAACCACAGCCATCCACAATTAGGCGTGAACTAGGAGGACATTGAACTGGGATCCGGAGACAAGTACATGGGGTTCTGCAAGACTGTGAGCAAATCTGATGTGGAAAAAGAGCATTATGTACTTCAAAGTCTGAACTCACTGTTATCCCCAACACTCTATAGAAAATGAGCAGATCATAAACTGGATGGCCATCACCCCTAATGCACTTAACCCTACAGTCTGTTCATGCCATACACAATTTATTAGTGAAGTGCCCCCTGTCTCCAGTTGTTATTGAGGCATTGCTAGGTTGTCACATCAGCTATAACAAGTGATAATGCCCTGCACACACCTTTCTCTGGTTGCACTAGTCTCTGGTTatgttaataataaaataaataaaaaatcatttattTGGCTGTGTTTTAGCtggtgagccccccccccccaaaaaaaaaaaattgattgtgaagccctggtctaAATCATCAACCCATGATGCAACCTTTCCATCATGAATAAGGCAGATATGAGACACCCCCAAAGCTTTATCTCCTTGGTTACAAGACTAACCCCCAACCCAACCAGTTATCACAATTCAATCAATGTTACCCAACTCAACCAGACTAATTCTTTCCTAAATAGACTAAAATTAATCCAGCCAAGCTGTCCCAAGCTCAACCCAACCAGACTAATTTTAATCTAACTAAAATAGCTTCAACCCAACCAGAGTACTCCCAGTCCAACCAGCTAAACcctaacttaaagagtacctgtcatcaaaccatatttgctAAActtactcagattatattccctaacttttcctaacatccctcctgcccttaaaatttttccagagctttaaaaagctctgtatcatatattttcccttgctcacattgtgtgagctcctggcaggagaaagtgggcgttccccagcaggcacgatgtcactgaagcctgcaagagctgtccctcgccatgccccacacgcacttcccgagtttggtctcctgccaggccagaaggacaccaaactaactgtttgacttgcacagggaacagaacagagccacctagtttctgtttttttcaataacattaaaaacaaataaaggttgagaattttaatagcaagtaaatagcaaagtgtcttataattacgtaAGGAACaatatacattgctcaaaaaaaataaagggaacactgtgataacacatcctggatctgaatgaatgaactaattgtctgaaatactttcatctttacatggttgaatgtgctgacaacaaaatcacacaaaaattatcaatgaaaatcaaacttatcaacccatggaggtctggatatggagtcacactcaaaatcaaagtggaaaaccacactacaggctgatccaacttcgatataatgtccttaaaacaagtcaaaatgaggctcagtggtgtgtgtggcctccatgagcccgtatgacctccctacaacgcctgggcgtgctcctgatgaggtggcggatagtCTCCCGAGGGATGTCCTCTAAGACCTGGAATAAAGCATCcatcaactcctggacagtctgtggggcAATGTGGCTTTGGTggttggagcgagacatgatgtcccatatgtgctcaatctgattcaggtctgggataccggcgggccagtccatagcatcaatgccttcctcttgcaggaactgctgacacactccagcgacatgaggtctagcattgtcttgcattaggaggaacccagggccaaccgcaccaccatatggtctcacaagaggtctgaggatctcatctcggtacctaatggcagtcaggctacctctggcaagcatggggagggctgtgctgcccccaaaagaaatgccaccccacacaggtcatgctggaggatgttgcaggcagcagaacgttctccacgacgtctccagactctgtcacgtctgtcacatgtgctcagtgtgaacctgctttcatgtgTGAAGAGCGCAGGAcgccagtggagaatttgccaatcttggtgttctctggcaaatgccaaacgtcctgcacggtgatgggctgtaagcacaacccccacctgtggatgtcgggctctcataccaccttcatggagtctgtttctgaccgtttgagtggacacatgcacatttgtggcctgctggaggtcatttgcagggctctggcagtgcttctcctgctcctccttgcacaaaggtggaagtagcggtcctgctgctgggttgttgccctcttacggcctcctccacgtctcttgatgtactggcctgtctcctggtagtgcctccatgctttggacactatgctgacagacacagcaaaccttcttgccacagttctcattgatgtgccatcctggatgagcggcactacctgagccacttgtgtgggttctaGACTACCATCCCATGCTACCATTAGACTGAAAGCACCGCTAGCATTTAAaactgaccaaaacatcagccagaaagcataggaactgagaagtggtctgtggtcaccacctgcagagccactcctttattgggggtgtcttggtcatttccacctgttgtctgttccatttgcataacatcatgtaaaattgattgtcaatcagtgttgcttcctgagtggacagtgtgatttcacagaagtgtgattgacttggagttacattgtgttgtttacgtcttccctttatttttttgagcagtgtattaaaaatttagtttggtgacaggtactctttaatcagTCCAACTCCAAACAGATTGACCCCAACTTAGGCAGAAtagtctatattaaaaccctgatctatattaaaaccctgatcCAATCAGACTAAACCCAACAAAACTAACTTCATTCCTAACTGGAATGAAGCTATGCAAAGCATCAAACCTTGACACAGGGCACATAAAATGACTAATCAATTGTCAGGCATTAATACTGGGCAAAGGTGGTCTTACCTGAGACAGAGCGTAGAACAGAAGCCCCAGTATTTCCCTGTAACCTGGCATCATCCCAGCAGCCTGTGTCTGTTGTTTGGACGGTGAGACGATGTCTGTATAGGGCTGCAAAGCTCAGCTGTTACTCACAGGCAGCAGTACAAACACCAGTCCTTGGATACGCGACAAgatttgcttctttttttttttctcatttcagtaaGCTCATGTTTTTTAactc
This genomic window contains:
- the LOC130296526 gene encoding CCN family member 5-like isoform X1, which translates into the protein MMPGYREILGLLFYALSQICSQSCRTPCTCLRIPVQCPPSSRLIVDGCGCCKICARRLGEPCDQINLCDKMQELICDYSTSIDGRGGTCNYNQGGSCNIDGKVYEDGETFQPSCKVQCTCMDGGVTCIPLCSEDIQLPSTTCPFPIKVVVPGRCCHEWICDGPQQSRLLSYVEQGTMEVRCPEWSTEWGACSQDCGIGISLRVSNQNPFCRLESQSRLCMVRPCGDFTAGLIGASCVPNLQSSHPLRLEFPGCVSVRRFLLKFCGSCGARKCVPHQTTTETVEFKCKAGLTRRLMMFIISCVCY
- the LOC130296526 gene encoding CCN family member 5-like isoform X2 → MMPGYREILGLLFYALSQICSQSCRTPCTCLRIPVQCPPSSRLIVDGCGCCKICARRLGEPCDQINLCDKMQELICDYSTSIDGRGGTCNYNQGGSCNIDGKVYEDGETFQPSCKVQCTCMDGGVTCIPLCSEDIQLPSTTCPFPIKVVVPGRCCHEWICDGPQQSRLLSYVEQGTMEVRCPEWSTEWGACSQDCGIGISLRVSNQNPFCRLESQSRLCMVRPCGDFTAGLASIRQGSWRRPHRLYFEALSAFQS